A window of Pedococcus aerophilus contains these coding sequences:
- a CDS encoding metallophosphoesterase yields the protein MPSTSRRPLVFAACLALLAGSLVAASPATARAEAPGQAKPGHETFAVIGDVPYGADQVARFPGWIDQINADPQVGFVFHVGDIKNGSTRCDDAYYRMIRTQFERFADPLVYTPGDNEWTDCHRANNGGYDPLERLAFDRSVFFDRPGTTLGAPARVSVPDAAYPENVQLRRAGVSFATLHVVGSNNDLAPWTGLGQTAATPAQVAEERGRMAASIALLRQTFAQATQRHDRAVVVLQQADMFDPTYTPAPTDISAFRPLVQALAEETNRFRGDVYLVNGDSHIYNSDRPLAPGSVWLERYGVTSPAPALERITVDGSDNNKDWLKVTVNRPGAASTLGWTRVPYSG from the coding sequence GTGCCATCCACCTCTCGCCGACCGCTCGTCTTTGCCGCCTGCCTAGCCCTGCTGGCCGGCAGCCTCGTCGCCGCTTCTCCCGCGACCGCCCGGGCCGAGGCGCCCGGTCAGGCCAAGCCCGGCCACGAGACCTTCGCCGTGATCGGCGACGTCCCCTACGGCGCCGACCAGGTCGCGAGGTTCCCCGGCTGGATCGACCAGATCAACGCCGACCCGCAGGTCGGTTTCGTCTTCCACGTAGGCGACATCAAGAACGGCTCCACCCGCTGCGACGACGCCTACTACCGGATGATTCGCACGCAGTTCGAACGGTTCGCCGACCCCCTGGTCTACACGCCCGGTGACAACGAGTGGACCGACTGCCACCGGGCGAACAACGGTGGCTACGACCCGCTCGAGCGCCTCGCCTTCGACCGGTCGGTGTTCTTCGACCGCCCCGGGACCACGCTGGGAGCCCCCGCGCGGGTCTCCGTCCCGGATGCGGCATACCCGGAGAACGTGCAGCTGCGACGCGCGGGGGTCTCTTTCGCGACGCTGCACGTCGTGGGCAGCAACAACGACCTCGCGCCGTGGACCGGTCTCGGGCAGACGGCTGCCACTCCGGCGCAGGTGGCCGAGGAGCGGGGGCGGATGGCGGCCTCGATCGCGCTGCTGCGCCAGACGTTCGCGCAGGCCACGCAGCGCCACGACCGGGCGGTGGTCGTGCTGCAGCAGGCCGACATGTTCGACCCGACCTACACGCCGGCGCCGACCGACATATCGGCCTTCCGTCCGCTCGTGCAGGCGCTCGCCGAGGAGACCAACCGGTTCCGTGGCGACGTCTACCTCGTCAACGGCGACTCGCACATCTACAACTCCGACCGTCCGCTCGCACCGGGCTCGGTCTGGTTGGAGCGGTACGGGGTCACGTCGCCGGCCCCTGCCCTGGAGCGGATCACGGTCGACGGGTCGGACAACAACAAGGACTGGCTGAAGGTCACGGTGAACCGTCCCGGTGCCGCGTCGACGCTCGGCTGGACTCGCGTGCCGTACTCCGGCTGA
- a CDS encoding DedA family protein: MSGLVNSLVNTVLGAPPWLVYLLVAVVVFAEDALFVGFVLPGETLAIIGGVTASLGHTSLWVVLAIVVVAAIVGDSVGYEIGKLFGPRVMGSKIFDRRRAKLEKAQEFLQRRGGSAVFLGRWTAFFRAVMPALAGLSGMKYRVFLPWNAVGGIAWGATAVTAGYLAGESYHQVEAWLGKGAAIIVGVIVLVAVVVWAVRRHRSEGRPETA, translated from the coding sequence ATGAGCGGTCTGGTCAACAGCCTGGTGAACACGGTGCTCGGCGCACCCCCGTGGCTGGTCTACCTCCTCGTCGCGGTGGTGGTGTTCGCCGAGGACGCGTTGTTCGTGGGGTTCGTGCTGCCGGGCGAGACCCTGGCCATCATCGGCGGCGTCACCGCCAGCCTCGGCCACACCTCGCTGTGGGTGGTGCTCGCCATCGTCGTGGTCGCCGCGATCGTCGGCGACTCCGTGGGCTACGAGATCGGCAAGCTGTTCGGGCCGCGGGTGATGGGGTCGAAGATCTTCGACCGGCGCCGAGCGAAGCTCGAGAAGGCGCAGGAGTTCCTCCAGCGTCGGGGTGGCTCGGCCGTCTTCCTCGGCCGGTGGACCGCGTTCTTCCGGGCCGTGATGCCGGCGCTGGCCGGGCTCAGCGGGATGAAGTACCGCGTGTTCCTGCCGTGGAACGCCGTCGGCGGGATCGCGTGGGGCGCGACCGCAGTGACGGCGGGCTACCTCGCCGGCGAGTCGTACCACCAGGTCGAGGCGTGGCTCGGCAAGGGCGCCGCGATCATCGTCGGCGTCATCGTGCTGGTCGCCGTGGTCGTCTGGGCGGTCCGCCGCCACCGCTCCGAGGGCCGTCCCGAGACCGCCTGA
- the tadA gene encoding tRNA adenosine(34) deaminase TadA: MGQALALAVGAGEDGDVPVGAVVVSAGGEVVGVGRNLREVEHDPTAHAEVVALRDAARRLGSWRLDGCTLVVTLEPCPMCAGALMLARVSRLVLGAWDPKLGATGSVWDIVRDRRATHRVEVVGGIRESECSQVLLSFFEGRRGQQAPLGRTQQGAGP; the protein is encoded by the coding sequence ATGGGTCAGGCGCTCGCGCTGGCGGTCGGGGCCGGCGAGGACGGGGACGTCCCGGTCGGCGCGGTGGTCGTGTCGGCGGGCGGCGAGGTCGTCGGGGTCGGCCGCAACCTGCGCGAGGTGGAGCACGATCCCACCGCCCACGCCGAGGTCGTCGCCCTGCGGGACGCCGCTCGCCGTCTCGGGTCCTGGCGTCTGGATGGCTGCACCCTGGTCGTGACGCTGGAGCCGTGCCCGATGTGTGCAGGCGCCCTCATGCTGGCCCGGGTCTCGCGGCTGGTGCTCGGCGCGTGGGACCCCAAGCTCGGGGCGACCGGCTCGGTCTGGGACATCGTCCGCGACCGACGGGCAACGCACCGGGTCGAGGTGGTCGGCGGCATCCGGGAATCAGAGTGCTCACAGGTCCTGTTGTCATTCTTCGAGGGACGACGGGGGCAGCAGGCCCCCCTTGGACGGACGCAGCAGGGAGCAGGACCATGA
- the upp gene encoding uracil phosphoribosyltransferase yields the protein MRVHVADHPLITHKLTYLRDKRTDSPTFRRLTEELVTLLAYEATRDVRVEPFDIETPVAPTTGIKLSNPKPLIVPILRAGLGMLEGMVRLLPSAEVGFLGMQRNEETLEAITYANRLPDDLSGRQCYVVDPMLATGGTLADAIRYLADRGADDITAVTLLAAPEGIKAVEEALADLDIPINLVTGALDERLNEKGYIVPGLGDAGDRLYGVV from the coding sequence ATGCGCGTCCACGTTGCCGACCACCCGCTCATCACCCACAAGCTGACCTACCTGCGCGACAAGCGCACGGACAGCCCCACCTTCCGGCGGCTGACCGAGGAGCTGGTGACGCTGCTGGCGTACGAGGCGACCCGCGACGTGCGCGTGGAACCCTTCGACATCGAGACGCCGGTCGCGCCGACCACGGGCATCAAGCTGTCCAACCCCAAGCCGCTGATCGTGCCGATCCTGCGCGCCGGCCTGGGCATGCTCGAGGGCATGGTCCGCCTCCTCCCCAGCGCGGAGGTGGGGTTCCTCGGTATGCAGCGCAACGAGGAGACGCTCGAGGCGATCACCTACGCGAACCGCCTGCCCGACGATCTCAGCGGCCGCCAGTGCTACGTCGTCGACCCGATGCTCGCAACGGGCGGCACGCTGGCCGACGCCATCCGCTACCTCGCCGACCGCGGCGCGGACGACATCACCGCCGTCACCCTGCTGGCCGCCCCCGAGGGCATCAAGGCCGTCGAGGAGGCGCTCGCCGACCTCGACATCCCGATCAACCTCGTCACCGGCGCCCTCGACGAGCGCCTCAACGAGAAGGGCTACATCGTGCCCGGCCTCGGCGACGCGGGCGACCGCCTCTACGGCGTGGTCTGA
- a CDS encoding PH domain-containing protein yields MAARAASERRHAELDRYLLDGERLVTAVHQHWGKVAEPVGSAIAGLAVALWVDIKITPSLGVVSTVVWWAWFALVLRMAYLVAEWRHDWFVATDKRLLLFYGFITRKVSMMPLAKVTDMSYERSIPGRLLGYGRFVMESAGQDQALREVNWVPQPDHHYRAICAEIFGVTDHDSEVIDERWDGGVPPSRPLPDPYTGWDDPRHGTTDPNSLYRSPDLRARDRSADTGPIPIQPRRQPRPAPRPDPRHDDD; encoded by the coding sequence ATGGCCGCCCGGGCCGCCAGCGAGCGCCGCCACGCCGAGCTCGACCGCTACCTGCTGGACGGCGAGCGGCTCGTCACTGCGGTCCACCAGCACTGGGGCAAGGTCGCAGAGCCCGTGGGCAGCGCGATCGCCGGCCTGGCAGTGGCCCTGTGGGTCGACATCAAGATCACGCCCTCGCTCGGCGTCGTCAGCACCGTCGTGTGGTGGGCGTGGTTCGCGCTCGTGCTGCGGATGGCCTACCTCGTCGCGGAGTGGCGCCACGACTGGTTCGTCGCCACCGACAAGAGGCTCCTGCTGTTCTACGGGTTCATCACCCGCAAGGTCTCGATGATGCCGCTCGCCAAGGTCACCGACATGTCGTACGAGCGCTCGATCCCGGGACGGCTCCTCGGCTACGGGCGGTTCGTCATGGAGTCCGCCGGGCAGGACCAGGCCCTGCGCGAGGTCAACTGGGTGCCCCAGCCCGACCACCACTACCGCGCCATCTGCGCGGAGATCTTCGGGGTCACCGACCACGACAGCGAGGTCATCGACGAACGCTGGGACGGCGGCGTCCCACCATCTCGCCCGCTGCCGGATCCCTATACGGGGTGGGACGATCCGCGTCACGGCACCACCGACCCCAACTCGCTCTACCGCAGCCCCGACCTGCGAGCCCGTGACCGCAGCGCCGACACGGGTCCCATCCCGATCCAGCCCCGTCGGCAACCCCGACCGGCGCCCCGGCCCGACCCGCGCCACGACGACGACTGA
- a CDS encoding amino acid permease, whose product MSVMRTKSIEQSIKETDDPEFQLKKKLSALDLTVFGIGVIIGAGIFTLTGRAAAQYAGPSIALSFVLAAICCGLAALCYAEFASTVPVSGSAYTFSYASLGELVAWIIGWDLLLELMLGASVVAQGWSQYATLFLEKIGFTIPESVAPGSAFDLPAFVLVAALTALIAIGIKESLRVNLVLVGVKLFIVLFVIIAGLSFINTDNYRPFIPPAAAGEATEGLAAPLIQVLFGLEPTTFGILGIVSGASIVFFAYIGFDVVATTAEEARNPQRDLPIGIIASLIICTVLYVATTLVITGMVKYDKIDPEAALASAFESVGKPGYATLIAAGAVAGLMTVVMTLIIGATRVTFAMSRDWLLPRQLGRVNPKTGTPVRLTLIIGTLVALIASLTPIGKLEEMVNIGTLSAFALVSLAVPVLRKRRPDLKRAFTVPFSPVLPVLAALISVYLMLNLSVETWLRFLIWMALGFVIYFTYGIRNSRLARRGSQEPAQESSRT is encoded by the coding sequence ATGTCCGTGATGAGGACCAAGTCGATCGAGCAATCGATCAAAGAGACAGACGACCCGGAGTTCCAGCTCAAGAAGAAGCTGTCCGCCCTCGACCTGACCGTCTTCGGCATCGGCGTCATCATCGGTGCGGGCATCTTCACGCTCACCGGCCGCGCCGCGGCGCAGTACGCCGGACCGTCGATCGCCCTGTCCTTCGTGCTCGCCGCGATCTGCTGCGGCCTGGCAGCGCTCTGCTACGCCGAGTTCGCGTCCACCGTGCCGGTGTCCGGGTCCGCGTACACGTTCTCCTACGCCTCGCTCGGTGAGCTCGTCGCCTGGATCATCGGCTGGGACCTGCTGCTGGAGCTGATGCTCGGCGCCAGCGTGGTGGCCCAGGGCTGGTCGCAGTACGCGACGCTCTTCCTCGAGAAGATCGGCTTCACGATCCCCGAGTCCGTGGCGCCCGGGTCGGCCTTCGACCTCCCGGCGTTCGTCCTCGTCGCCGCCCTCACCGCCCTGATCGCCATCGGCATCAAGGAGTCGCTGCGCGTCAACCTCGTGCTCGTCGGCGTGAAGCTGTTCATCGTGCTGTTCGTCATCATCGCGGGCCTGTCGTTCATCAACACCGACAACTACCGCCCGTTCATCCCGCCGGCAGCAGCAGGCGAGGCCACCGAGGGCCTGGCCGCGCCGCTCATCCAGGTGCTGTTCGGGCTTGAGCCGACGACGTTCGGCATCCTCGGCATCGTCTCGGGTGCCTCGATCGTCTTCTTCGCCTACATCGGCTTCGACGTCGTGGCCACGACCGCGGAGGAGGCCAGGAACCCCCAGCGCGACCTCCCGATCGGCATCATCGCATCGCTCATCATCTGCACGGTGCTGTACGTCGCCACCACGCTCGTCATCACCGGCATGGTCAAGTACGACAAGATCGACCCCGAGGCGGCGCTGGCGTCGGCCTTCGAGTCGGTCGGCAAGCCCGGCTACGCCACCCTGATCGCGGCCGGTGCCGTGGCCGGCCTGATGACGGTCGTGATGACCCTGATCATCGGCGCCACCCGCGTCACGTTCGCCATGTCGCGCGACTGGCTGCTCCCGCGCCAGCTGGGCAGGGTCAACCCGAAGACCGGCACCCCCGTGCGCCTGACGCTCATCATCGGCACCCTGGTCGCGCTCATCGCGTCGCTCACCCCGATCGGCAAGCTCGAGGAGATGGTCAACATCGGCACCCTGTCGGCGTTCGCGCTCGTGTCGCTGGCGGTCCCGGTGCTGCGCAAGCGTCGCCCCGACCTGAAGCGCGCGTTCACCGTGCCGTTCTCGCCGGTGCTCCCAGTCCTCGCCGCGCTGATCAGCGTCTACCTCATGCTCAACCTGTCGGTGGAGACCTGGCTGCGCTTCCTCATCTGGATGGCGCTCGGCTTCGTCATCTACTTCACCTACGGCATCCGCAACAGCCGCCTGGCCCGTCGCGGCAGCCAGGAGCCGGCACAGGAGTCGTCCCGCACCTGA
- a CDS encoding VOC family protein → MPTSTAPATLAMTTIDCTDPAAEARFWAAALGGEVAHAQDEYAMVTLGEQRIGFGKVEGWTPPPWPNESGTKQFHFDLAVEDLSRAEADLTELGATKPADQPSTDWIVLLDPAGHPFCLTLAANWG, encoded by the coding sequence ATGCCCACCAGCACCGCTCCGGCCACCCTGGCCATGACGACCATCGACTGCACCGACCCGGCTGCGGAGGCGAGGTTCTGGGCCGCGGCCCTGGGTGGCGAGGTCGCCCACGCCCAGGACGAGTACGCCATGGTCACGTTGGGGGAGCAGCGGATCGGCTTCGGCAAGGTCGAGGGCTGGACCCCTCCGCCCTGGCCGAACGAGTCGGGGACCAAGCAGTTCCACTTCGACCTGGCCGTCGAGGACCTGTCCCGGGCCGAGGCAGACCTCACCGAGCTGGGGGCCACCAAACCAGCGGACCAGCCGTCGACCGACTGGATCGTGCTCCTCGACCCGGCCGGCCACCCGTTCTGCCTCACCCTCGCGGCGAACTGGGGCTGA
- a CDS encoding VOC family protein has translation MKLAVVLDCTDAPALVPFWVAALGYEHVASVPGFEVLAAGTEPQDPMFLLQQVSEPKVGKNRMHLDVHPPLDLGVPALVATLESLGGRRLGPPVTELLDVLGIWWQTMADPEGNELDVVADAGHPLPVTPGPTG, from the coding sequence ATGAAGCTCGCCGTCGTCCTCGACTGCACCGATGCCCCTGCTCTCGTGCCGTTCTGGGTCGCCGCGCTCGGCTACGAGCACGTCGCCTCCGTTCCTGGGTTCGAAGTGCTGGCTGCCGGCACGGAGCCCCAGGACCCGATGTTCCTGCTCCAACAGGTCAGCGAGCCCAAGGTGGGCAAGAACCGCATGCACCTCGACGTCCACCCGCCGCTCGACCTCGGGGTGCCTGCGCTCGTCGCCACGCTCGAGTCACTGGGCGGACGACGCCTCGGCCCGCCCGTCACCGAGCTCCTCGACGTGCTGGGTATCTGGTGGCAGACGATGGCCGACCCGGAGGGCAACGAGCTCGACGTCGTCGCCGATGCCGGCCACCCGCTCCCCGTGACGCCGGGGCCGACGGGTTGA
- the pntB gene encoding Re/Si-specific NAD(P)(+) transhydrogenase subunit beta: MTQNLVQAAYIVAAVLFVLSLAGLSKHESAKQGNAFGVTGMALALAATVWGVLDRSAHPLTTFLLIAVAMAVGGAIGLWRARVVEMTQMPELVAMLHSFVGLAAVLVGINSFLTEGDSADTVHGVEVFLGVFIGAVTFTGSIVAFLKLSARIKSSPLMLPARHWLNLAALVVSALLLVWFVQSHSIIPLLLMTVIALAFGWHLVASIGGGDMPVVVSMLNSYSGWAAAAAGFMLGNDLLIVTGALVGSSGAILSYIMCKAMNRSFVSVIAGGFGQEVSLGEDKDYGEHRETIAADVAELLRDASSVVITPGYGMAVAQAQYPVAELTSQLRKKGVNVRFGIHPVAGRLPGHMNVLLAEAKVPYDIVLEMDEINGDLSDTDVVLVIGANDTVNPSAAEDPGSPIAGMPVLEVWKARNVVVFKRSMATGYAGVQNPLFFKENSQMLFGDAKERVEDIIKAL, translated from the coding sequence ATGACCCAGAACCTCGTCCAGGCGGCATACATCGTCGCGGCAGTCTTGTTCGTCCTCTCCCTCGCCGGGCTCTCGAAGCACGAGTCCGCCAAGCAGGGCAACGCCTTCGGAGTCACCGGTATGGCGCTCGCGCTCGCCGCGACCGTGTGGGGCGTCCTCGACCGGTCGGCGCACCCGCTCACCACGTTCCTGCTGATCGCCGTCGCCATGGCGGTCGGTGGGGCCATCGGCCTGTGGCGGGCCCGTGTCGTCGAGATGACGCAGATGCCCGAGCTCGTGGCGATGCTGCACTCGTTCGTCGGCCTGGCGGCGGTGCTCGTCGGCATCAACTCGTTCCTCACCGAGGGCGACAGCGCCGACACCGTGCACGGCGTCGAGGTGTTCCTCGGGGTCTTCATCGGTGCGGTGACGTTCACCGGCTCGATCGTGGCGTTCCTCAAGCTGTCGGCCCGGATCAAGTCCTCGCCGCTGATGCTGCCCGCCCGGCACTGGCTCAACCTCGCCGCGCTGGTCGTGTCAGCGCTGCTGCTCGTGTGGTTCGTGCAGTCGCACTCGATCATCCCGCTGCTGCTCATGACCGTCATCGCGCTCGCGTTCGGCTGGCACCTCGTCGCCTCCATCGGCGGCGGCGACATGCCGGTCGTCGTCTCGATGCTGAACAGCTACTCCGGCTGGGCCGCCGCGGCCGCCGGCTTCATGCTCGGCAACGACCTGCTCATCGTCACCGGCGCCCTCGTCGGGTCCTCCGGCGCGATCCTGTCCTACATCATGTGCAAGGCCATGAACCGGTCGTTCGTCTCGGTGATCGCCGGTGGCTTCGGCCAGGAGGTGTCTCTCGGGGAGGACAAGGACTACGGCGAGCACCGCGAGACCATCGCGGCCGACGTCGCCGAGCTGCTGCGCGACGCGTCGAGCGTCGTCATCACGCCCGGCTACGGCATGGCGGTCGCCCAGGCGCAGTACCCCGTCGCCGAGCTGACGTCACAGCTGCGCAAGAAGGGTGTGAACGTCCGCTTCGGCATCCACCCCGTGGCCGGCCGCCTGCCCGGCCACATGAACGTGCTGCTCGCCGAGGCCAAGGTGCCCTACGACATCGTCCTCGAGATGGACGAGATCAACGGCGACCTCTCCGACACCGATGTCGTCCTCGTCATCGGGGCCAACGACACCGTCAACCCGTCCGCCGCCGAGGACCCCGGCAGCCCGATCGCCGGCATGCCCGTGCTCGAGGTCTGGAAGGCGCGCAACGTCGTCGTGTTCAAGCGCTCGATGGCCACGGGCTATGCCGGGGTGCAGAACCCGTTGTTCTTCAAGGAGAACAGCCAGATGCTCTTCGGCGACGCGAAGGAACGCGTCGAGGACATCATCAAGGCGCTCTAG
- a CDS encoding Re/Si-specific NAD(P)(+) transhydrogenase subunit alpha, with protein MLIGVPAESKPGETRVAATPRTVGQLIGLGYDVVIERGAGGRASFSDEAYAAAGATVVDGADAWAGDLVLKVNAPDDAEIGLLRPGSLLASLVSPALNPALVEKLTAAGVTALAMDAVPRISRAQSLDVLSSMANIGGYRAVIEAAHEFGSLFTGQVTAAGKVPPAKVLVVGAGVAGLAAIGTASSLGAIVRAFDARSEVGEQVESMGAEFLRIDVEDEGPSASGYAKEMGEDFNAKAAALYAEQAKDVDIVITTALIPGRPAPRLLTEEMVATMKPGSVVVDMAAANGGNVAGSVADQLVTTANGVRIIGYTDLPGRLPTQASQLFGTNLVNLLKLLTPGKDGRVVLDLDDVVQRGMTVCRDGETLWPPPPVQVSAAPTSTTPAGPRPEPAAPKPPPDPRRRYVGMALAAVLFGLVAANSPADFLGHFTVFALAVIVGFYVISNVAHALHTPLMAETNAISGIILVGGLLQVDSDDYVVKVLALLAITVASINIFGGFAVTGRMLQMFRKD; from the coding sequence GTGCTGATCGGTGTGCCAGCAGAGTCCAAGCCGGGGGAGACCCGGGTCGCCGCGACGCCCAGGACCGTGGGGCAGCTGATCGGCCTCGGGTACGACGTCGTGATCGAACGCGGCGCCGGTGGAAGGGCCTCCTTCTCCGACGAGGCGTATGCCGCCGCGGGCGCCACCGTCGTGGACGGCGCCGACGCGTGGGCGGGCGACCTCGTCCTCAAGGTGAACGCCCCCGACGACGCCGAGATCGGACTGCTGCGCCCCGGCTCCCTGCTCGCCTCCCTGGTCTCCCCGGCCCTCAACCCCGCCCTCGTCGAGAAGCTCACCGCCGCCGGGGTCACCGCGCTGGCGATGGACGCGGTGCCGCGCATCTCGCGCGCCCAGTCCCTGGACGTCCTCTCGTCGATGGCCAACATCGGCGGCTACCGAGCCGTCATCGAGGCCGCCCACGAGTTCGGCAGCCTGTTCACCGGCCAGGTCACCGCCGCCGGAAAGGTCCCCCCGGCCAAGGTCCTCGTGGTCGGTGCCGGGGTCGCCGGGCTGGCTGCCATCGGCACCGCGAGCAGCCTCGGCGCCATCGTGCGAGCCTTCGACGCCCGCTCCGAGGTGGGTGAGCAGGTCGAGTCGATGGGCGCGGAGTTCCTGCGCATCGACGTCGAGGACGAGGGGCCGTCCGCCTCCGGCTACGCCAAGGAGATGGGCGAGGACTTCAACGCCAAGGCCGCAGCGCTCTACGCCGAGCAGGCCAAGGACGTCGACATCGTCATCACCACCGCGCTCATCCCCGGACGTCCGGCGCCGCGGCTGCTCACCGAGGAGATGGTCGCCACGATGAAGCCGGGCTCGGTGGTCGTCGACATGGCGGCGGCCAATGGCGGCAACGTCGCCGGCTCTGTCGCCGACCAGCTCGTCACCACGGCCAACGGCGTCCGCATCATCGGCTACACCGACCTGCCCGGTCGGCTGCCCACCCAGGCCAGCCAGCTGTTCGGCACCAACCTCGTCAACCTCCTCAAGCTGCTCACCCCCGGCAAGGACGGCCGCGTGGTCCTCGACCTCGACGACGTGGTCCAGCGGGGGATGACGGTCTGCCGCGACGGCGAGACCCTGTGGCCCCCGCCGCCGGTGCAGGTGAGTGCGGCGCCCACTTCGACCACCCCCGCGGGGCCGCGACCCGAGCCCGCGGCCCCGAAACCGCCACCGGACCCGAGGCGCCGTTACGTCGGGATGGCCCTGGCCGCAGTGCTTTTCGGCCTCGTCGCAGCGAACTCGCCCGCCGACTTCCTCGGCCACTTCACCGTCTTCGCGCTCGCGGTCATCGTCGGCTTCTACGTCATCTCCAACGTCGCCCACGCCCTGCACACGCCACTCATGGCCGAGACCAACGCGATCAGCGGCATCATCCTCGTCGGCGGCCTCCTGCAGGTGGACAGCGACGACTACGTCGTCAAGGTGCTTGCCCTGCTGGCCATCACCGTCGCCAGCATCAACATCTTCGGCGGGTTCGCCGTCACCGGTCGCATGCTCCAGATGTTCCGGAAGGACTGA
- a CDS encoding MFS transporter — MATDRLRWSDPFLPTFLQLLVNVLLVSVINFTVWFAITFFVYLETKSVFATGMIAGIFLVSIVATGIWFGSLVDHHPKKLVMQASAFVSLGFYALCFAIYQVTPREEFTDPTSGRLWVFVVLLMAGVIAGNLRTIALPTVVTALVPEAKRDRANGLVGTTSGIAFLVTSVISGLLVGANGMFGVLVLALVVLGAAVVHLPFVRVPEAVERAADTSDHKVDLRGTVAVVRGIPGMFALIVFSAINNFLGGVFIALMDAYGLSMVSVQAWGLIWGALSSVMILGGLLITRTGLSSNPVRLILLINLALWTTTVVFPLRDSIIWLTAGMVVYMALMPYVEAAEQTVLQKVVPYERQGRVFGFAQSVEQAASPLTAFLISPLAQFAFIPFMTDGRGADWIGGWFGTGPSRGIALVFVLSAVLGLVLTVAALGSRYYRELSTRYATAPEPRDVAAAP; from the coding sequence ATGGCCACCGACCGGCTGCGCTGGAGCGACCCGTTCCTGCCGACCTTCCTCCAGCTGCTCGTCAACGTCCTGCTCGTGTCGGTCATCAACTTCACGGTGTGGTTCGCCATCACGTTCTTCGTCTACCTCGAGACGAAGTCGGTGTTCGCGACCGGCATGATCGCCGGCATCTTCCTCGTGTCGATCGTGGCGACCGGGATCTGGTTCGGCAGCCTCGTCGACCACCACCCGAAGAAGCTGGTGATGCAGGCGTCGGCCTTCGTCTCGCTCGGCTTCTACGCCCTGTGCTTCGCGATCTACCAGGTGACGCCGCGGGAGGAGTTCACCGACCCGACGAGCGGGCGGCTGTGGGTGTTCGTCGTGCTGCTCATGGCGGGCGTCATCGCGGGAAACCTGCGGACCATCGCCCTGCCGACCGTCGTCACCGCCCTGGTGCCCGAGGCCAAGCGCGACCGCGCCAACGGGCTCGTCGGGACGACCTCCGGCATCGCCTTCCTGGTCACCTCGGTCATCAGCGGCCTGCTCGTCGGCGCCAACGGCATGTTCGGCGTGCTCGTGCTGGCTCTCGTCGTGCTCGGCGCGGCCGTGGTCCACCTGCCGTTCGTCCGCGTCCCCGAGGCGGTCGAGCGCGCCGCCGACACCTCCGACCACAAGGTCGACCTGCGCGGCACGGTCGCCGTCGTCCGCGGCATCCCCGGGATGTTCGCCCTGATCGTCTTCTCGGCCATCAACAACTTCCTCGGCGGCGTCTTCATCGCCCTCATGGACGCCTACGGCCTGTCGATGGTCTCGGTGCAGGCGTGGGGCCTGATCTGGGGAGCACTCAGCAGCGTGATGATCCTCGGCGGCCTGCTCATCACCCGAACCGGGCTCTCGTCCAACCCGGTCCGCCTGATCCTGCTCATCAACCTGGCGCTGTGGACCACCACGGTCGTCTTCCCGCTGCGCGACTCGATCATCTGGCTGACCGCGGGAATGGTCGTCTACATGGCGCTGATGCCCTACGTCGAGGCCGCCGAGCAGACGGTCCTGCAGAAGGTCGTCCCGTACGAGCGGCAGGGGCGAGTGTTCGGGTTCGCCCAGAGCGTGGAGCAGGCCGCCTCGCCCCTGACGGCGTTCCTCATCAGCCCGTTGGCGCAGTTCGCGTTCATCCCGTTCATGACCGATGGGCGCGGGGCGGACTGGATCGGCGGCTGGTTCGGCACCGGCCCCTCGCGGGGGATCGCGCTGGTGTTCGTCCTCAGCGCGGTGCTCGGCCTGGTGCTGACCGTGGCCGCGCTGGGCAGCCGCTACTACCGGGAGCTCAGCACGAGGTATGCCACCGCGCCAGAGCCCAGGGACGTCGCCGCAGCCCCCTGA